In Porites lutea chromosome 9, jaPorLute2.1, whole genome shotgun sequence, a single window of DNA contains:
- the LOC140947358 gene encoding malignant T-cell-amplified sequence 1-like yields the protein MIAGDRSRREHVTKSSRFLWNMFKKFQAGEAVSGVSQVKSSVQRAIKAKLVEQFPPIEDFMAEILPKKESLVVVKCHEHIEILSINQEILFFRQREGDYLPSLRLLHKYPLILPQQQVDKGAIKFLLSGANVMCRGLTSPGAKLADLPKGTVVAITAEGKQHAVAIGKMTMSSEEIRETNKGIGIEVIHFLNDGLWQMKQLEK from the exons ATGATCGCAGGCGACCGAAGCAGGCGTGAGCATGTGACAAAAAGTTCCCGGTTTCTTTGGAATATGTTCAAAAA ATTTCAGGCTGGGGAAGCTGTCTCGGGAGTAAGTCAAGTAAAGTCATCTGTTCAGCGGGCAATAAAGGCCAAACTTGTTGAGCAGTTTCCTCCCATAGAAGATTTCATGGCAGAAATACTTCCTAAAAAAGAGTCTTTAGTGGTGGTGAAATG CCATGAACACATTGAAATATTATCAATCAATCAAGAAATTCTATTCTTCCGACAAAGAGAGGGGGATTATTTACCATCACTGAGACTTCTTCATAAAT ATCCTTTAATCCTGCCTCAGCAGCAAGTTGACAAGGGTGCGatcaaatttcttttaagtGGTGCTAATGTAATGTGCAGAGGACTAACAAGTCCAGGTGCTAAACTAGCTGACTTACCCAAAGGAACTGTAGTT GCAATAACTGCTGAGGGAAAACAACATGCAGTAGCCATCGGAAAAATGACAATGTCGTCAGAAGAAAT ACGTGAAACCAACAAAGGCATTGGCATTGAAGTAATTCATTTCTTAAATGATGGCCTTTGGCAAATGAAGCAACTCGAGAAGTAA
- the LOC140947354 gene encoding MSL complex subunit 3-like isoform X2 — translation MATGRETRSNPLPKYVVGEKVLCYEPDPNKARVLYESKVLEVDITKDDKGKKVPEYFIHFNGWNRSWDRWVVEDQVLKDSENNRSLMARLHEQALNSRKKKRRVTQGSESKDSDVNKPDSKSVSEVLVQLPRTPNVAQLLSEYFQHCKDFYPGQSSNLIKEVMDGLRIYFDFTLPTLLLYNFEREQYQTVMKLVPHPAELAKETHHNDEINGKTPAEDKYGVVSSSTESSPVRQVEFSKALTSTTETKEAKHERSLRRRIPRNSGTSPEASQSATVSSTSSIPESNAPPAKRKAVEIEDLEINIPEAPLPSNAFPTSPIPRSLSDPTHIMPSQVYGPEHLLRLFVKLPGLLARTDMPEKNLSVLLEQINIFLRYLAEKSPNLFPEDVYSSSLL, via the exons ATGGCGACAGGTCGCGAGACCAGAAGCAATCCTTTGCCGAAATATGTGGTCGGAGAAAAGGTTCTTTGCTACGAACCGGACCCAAATAAGGCCAGAGTCCTTTACGAATCAAAG GTTTTGGAAGTTGATATCACTAAAGATGACAAAGGAAAGAAAGTCCCAGAATATTTTATCCACTTTAATGGCTGGAACAGAAG TTGGGATCGCTGGGTTGTAGAAGATCAAGTTCTGAAGGACTCAGAGAACAACAGGTCACTCATGGCTAGACTCCATGAACAAGCATTGAA ctcaagaaaaaagaaaagaagggtaACACAAGGCTCAGAAAGCAAAGATTCAGATGTAAACAAACCTGACAGCAAGTCTGTCTCAGAAGTG cttGTACAACTTCCTAGAACTCCAAATGTTGCTCAACTTTTAAGTGAATACTTTCAACATTGTAAGGACTTTTATCCAGGTCAAAG CTCCAACTTGATCAAAGAAGTTATGGATGGGCTTCGAATCTACTTTGATTTTACTCTTCCAACATTGCTGTTGTATAACTTTGAGCGTGAGCAATATCAGACAGTGATGAAGCTTGTACCTCATCCAGCAGAATTAGCTAAGGAAACACATCATAATGATGAAATCAATGGTAAAACACCAGCAGAGGATAAATATGGAGTTGTAAGCTCATCAACGGAGAGCTCTCCAGTCAGGCAGGTGGAGTTTTCAAAGGCACTGACAAGtacaactgaaacaaaagaag CGAAGCACGAACGTTCGTTACGTCGCCGTATACCAAGAAATTCAGGAACTTCCCCTGAGGCTTCCCAGTCTGCAACAGTATCATCCACCTCATCAATCCCAGAAAGCAATGCACCCCCAGCAAAACGG AAAGCGGTGGAGATTGAAGATTTAGAGATAAATATCCCTGAAGCTCCCCTACCATCGAACGCGTTTCCAACTTCACCAATCCCAAGATCGCTGAGCGATCCCACACACATAATGCCTTCACAAGTTTACGGTCCTGAGCATTTGTTAAGACTATTTG TTAAACTTCCTGGGCTGCTTGCACGGACAGATATGCCTGAAAAGAATCTCTCGGTCCTTCTGGAACAAATCAACATATTTCTCAG
- the LOC140947354 gene encoding MSL complex subunit 3-like isoform X1, producing MATGRETRSNPLPKYVVGEKVLCYEPDPNKARVLYESKVLEVDITKDDKGKKVPEYFIHFNGWNRSWDRWVVEDQVLKDSENNRSLMARLHEQALNSRKKKRRVTQGSESKDSDVNKPDSKSVSEVVESPELPKIEIEIPSQLKLKLEDDCYFIKRKKKLVQLPRTPNVAQLLSEYFQHCKDFYPGQSSNLIKEVMDGLRIYFDFTLPTLLLYNFEREQYQTVMKLVPHPAELAKETHHNDEINGKTPAEDKYGVVSSSTESSPVRQVEFSKALTSTTETKEAKHERSLRRRIPRNSGTSPEASQSATVSSTSSIPESNAPPAKRKAVEIEDLEINIPEAPLPSNAFPTSPIPRSLSDPTHIMPSQVYGPEHLLRLFVKLPGLLARTDMPEKNLSVLLEQINIFLRYLAEKSPNLFPEDVYSSSLL from the exons ATGGCGACAGGTCGCGAGACCAGAAGCAATCCTTTGCCGAAATATGTGGTCGGAGAAAAGGTTCTTTGCTACGAACCGGACCCAAATAAGGCCAGAGTCCTTTACGAATCAAAG GTTTTGGAAGTTGATATCACTAAAGATGACAAAGGAAAGAAAGTCCCAGAATATTTTATCCACTTTAATGGCTGGAACAGAAG TTGGGATCGCTGGGTTGTAGAAGATCAAGTTCTGAAGGACTCAGAGAACAACAGGTCACTCATGGCTAGACTCCATGAACAAGCATTGAA ctcaagaaaaaagaaaagaagggtaACACAAGGCTCAGAAAGCAAAGATTCAGATGTAAACAAACCTGACAGCAAGTCTGTCTCAGAAGTG GTGGAAAGCCCAGAGCTCCCCAAAATTGAGATTGAAATTCCCAGCCAGCTGAAGCTTAAACTTGAAGATGATTGTTactttattaaaagaaaaaagaag cttGTACAACTTCCTAGAACTCCAAATGTTGCTCAACTTTTAAGTGAATACTTTCAACATTGTAAGGACTTTTATCCAGGTCAAAG CTCCAACTTGATCAAAGAAGTTATGGATGGGCTTCGAATCTACTTTGATTTTACTCTTCCAACATTGCTGTTGTATAACTTTGAGCGTGAGCAATATCAGACAGTGATGAAGCTTGTACCTCATCCAGCAGAATTAGCTAAGGAAACACATCATAATGATGAAATCAATGGTAAAACACCAGCAGAGGATAAATATGGAGTTGTAAGCTCATCAACGGAGAGCTCTCCAGTCAGGCAGGTGGAGTTTTCAAAGGCACTGACAAGtacaactgaaacaaaagaag CGAAGCACGAACGTTCGTTACGTCGCCGTATACCAAGAAATTCAGGAACTTCCCCTGAGGCTTCCCAGTCTGCAACAGTATCATCCACCTCATCAATCCCAGAAAGCAATGCACCCCCAGCAAAACGG AAAGCGGTGGAGATTGAAGATTTAGAGATAAATATCCCTGAAGCTCCCCTACCATCGAACGCGTTTCCAACTTCACCAATCCCAAGATCGCTGAGCGATCCCACACACATAATGCCTTCACAAGTTTACGGTCCTGAGCATTTGTTAAGACTATTTG TTAAACTTCCTGGGCTGCTTGCACGGACAGATATGCCTGAAAAGAATCTCTCGGTCCTTCTGGAACAAATCAACATATTTCTCAG